Part of the Pelodiscus sinensis isolate JC-2024 chromosome 15, ASM4963464v1, whole genome shotgun sequence genome is shown below.
tttgtctgccttgtctatttagactgtaagcacTTCAGGATCGAatcatcacttagggtatgtctatactacatggctccatcgacagagccatgtagatgagctttgtagatatagcaaaatgaagcagaaatttaaataatcactgcttcatttatatcaaaatggctgccgtgctgtgccgatcagctgtttgtcggcatagtgcagtagtctggacgctcgacggttgacatcaaaagcctttgtcaaccatcccgttatgcctcgtgggagtCCCTCTTAGCAGTGCctctgaggagcctttggccattatctctgaaaagtcatggagatcaggagagatcctggaagattggaaaaaggcaaatgtagtgcccatctttaagaaagggaagaaggacgatccagggaactataggctggtcagtccctggaaaaatcatggaggggatcctcaaggaacccattttgaagcatttggaagaggggaagatgatcaagaatagtcatcatggattcatgaagggcaagtcatgcctgaccaatctgattagcttctatgatgaagtaactggctctgtggatatggggaaatcagtggatgtgatataccttgactttagcaagttttttgatacagtctcccacagcattcttgccagcaagttaagggaatgtggattggataaatggatggtaagatggatagaaagctggctggaaggttgggcccagcaagtagtgatcaacggctcgatgtcaggatggcaatcggtttctagcggagtgctccaGGGatcggttctgggaccagttttgttcaatatctttattaatgagctggatgaggggatggattgctcaggtgatctttagtgggattctgcctgttcctagagaagggcaactaagatgtgacaggattatgatgctcAATAGTTGGATCagacagtggtgctataaggagggctttgggatgtatggccactgggaggcattcacgGACAGATAACTGTTCTcttgggatggacttcacctaagcaggaagggaaatagacttctaggatggaggctggcacaactgattaagagagctttaaactaggaatttgggggagacagttgggagatgtccaggtaatctctacgccagattttatcattgagagggaggaaaaagaagtaagaaaggatatagctggggtgGGAGAATGGACATAAGGAGGCAGGAtagagtggatactagtctaataggtcatattgtaGGTACAATGTCCAGGCCAAATTGGGTAAaaaatgtgagtgaggccaaacagcaaaaattaagatgtttgtacacccatgtgaggagcctaggtaacaaaatggaggaactagagttattggtccaggaagtgaaaccagctataacagaaacctggtggaatactaggcatgacttcAATataggtattgaagggtatgtgctgtttaggaaagatagaaataaaggtaaagggggtggagtagcattgtatatcaatgatgagttagattataaagaaataaaaagtgatggaatggagaagacagagtctgtctgggcaaaaatcacattggggaagaaaactattagatcctccccagggatagtgcttggggtgtgctatagaccatcgggatctaatttggatatggatagagacctctttaatgtttttaatgaagtaaatattaatggaaattgcataatcatgggagacttcaactttccagatatagactggataacaagtgctagtaataataatacaggcagttcccgagttacacggatccgacttatgtcggattcgCAGTTACGAACcaggtttgctgcccgtctccctggtctgctggagagacgcgctgcggctgtcccgctgccggcgtgttccgtggctttgctccccatctccctggtctgctggagaccaacagaccagggagacagggagcaaagccacggagcacgcgggcagcggacagcccagacgcgccgcggctgtcccactgccggcgtgctctgcggctttgctccccgtctccctggtctgctggagagacgcgctgcggctgtcccgctaccggcgtgttccgcggctttgctccctgtctccctggtctgctggaggccaacagaccagagagacggggagcaaagccacggagcacgcgggcagcggacagcccagacgcgccgcggctgtcccgctgccggcgtgctctgcggctttgctccccgtctccctggtctgctggagagcaccagaccagggagacagggagcaaagctggggagcacgcgggcagcggacagcccagatgtgacgcggctgtcccgctgctggcgtgctctgcggctttgctccccgtctcccccgtctccctggggtaaagccgcagaggacccgggcggcgggaccgcggtgcatctcggtcccctgcccgcgtctccctggtctgctggggggggcgcagctagtacgccccccccccccagcagtccaggcttttctccggacgcctgtggtagagcagctggggtgctgccggttggtcccgcagcgccactctgggcgctactggagcaacccggcagcaccccagctgctctgccccaggcgtccccaagtcagccgctgctgaaactgaccagcgctgactacaggaagcccgaggcagagctgctctgccccgggcttcctggaatcggccgctgatcagtttcagcagcagctgacttggggatgcctggggttcttaagttgaatctgtatgtaagtcggaactggtgtccagattcagcctgttgaaactgatcagaggctggttccaggaagcccggggcagagcaactctgcctcgggcttcctgtagtcagccgccggtcagtttcagcagcagctgaatctggacgctagttccgacttacatccagattcaacttaagaacaaacctacagtccctatcttgtaactttaataaatttaaggaaattagttagggaagtggattggactaaagaatttatggatctaaaggcggaattattttaagttacaaTTGCaaaagctatcagaagcctgtatccctagaaagggaaaaaaaattataggcaggtgttttagaccaagctggttgagcaagcatctcagagaggtgattaagaaaaagcagaaagcatataaagaGTGGAAGATGGGAAGCTGAATCAGCTTAaggccggcccgggggggggggggcggagtcaCCTTAAAAACCAGCATGAGCTCCCCAATGGTgccttcccccaacccctgcactgctgtctctatcagaggcagcagcaaaggggcGGGACAGAGGAGGCTgccctgaagcagcctctgtccacatcAGTTCAGGCTCACCTGCAGCAGGAGCGCCACCCATTGGGGGGTGGTTGTTCCACctcccatgaagcagcctctgttggcAGCAAACCTGCACCTGTCATAAACAGAAGCTCATCCGCAGCAGAGGGCCATGTCCacggtgggtctgagctccccatggactgAGCTGCTGCTGTGAACCAGCCTCTGTACACAGGGAGCATGGAGCAGGAGcctgtctgtgcagggagctggtttttaaactggatcctGCCTTCtatcctgctgcctctaatagagagacagcagtgcaAGGTGCCTGAGGGCTCCCTAAGAGTGGAGTCAGGAgtgtactggctgctggccccgctcccaggcactatcgaatagtcatgtaactgttAAGATTTCATGTAGTTATTGAATTACaagatatctaagggtatgtctacactagaaagttagttcgaactaacggatgttagttcgaactaactttcctaggcgctacactagcgctccgttagttcgaacttaattcgaactaacggagcgcttagttcgaactaggtaaacctcattttacgaggactaacgcctagttcgaactagctagttcgaactaagggctgtgtagccctttagttcgaactagtgggaggctaaggcttcccaggtttccctggtggccactctggccaacaccagggaaactctattgcccccctcccggccccggagcccttaaagggccacgggctggctactcactttgtgccagttgcaaggctgcaagcacccgtgcctgcacagcctgcacctgccacaccatgagccagccatccgagggttcccagccctccactgctccccacgaccagcctggcggctcccgggagcctgcccgggggcgcaaaaagcgggcgcccgcctggtcaagtgcggagatcgtggacctcatcgaggtttggggggaagcctccaatgtccacgatctccgcactagccaccggaacgcggccgtctatggacgcatggctgccagtctggccgccaggggccaccagcgcagccgggagcaggtgcgctgcaaaattaaggacttgcggcagtcctactcccgggcctgcctgccaggggctgacccggaggcctgcccccacttccatgccctggaccgcatcctggggcctcatgccgtccctgccccccgggacgtgattgaccccggggcagagggaccgctcctggagacggaggaggaggagggctctgagagccaggagcctgccgccagccttcccaggacccgggacccccgaggcaccccacagagccgctcgcctgcatcatcagaggccggggaggcgtccacctgtgagtaccctcgtgttccccttatgtgtacggggggctggggcgagagggagccccgggaccgtgcgcctgagccttgcccaccacggagcagcagctggggatcctgcaggggccctggccttgcagaggggagctgggtttcacacacctgggcccctggggtcattgaccgctggtcttcttgcaccaaagctgcagcaccggggcctgcagggcgcaccacaccgcctgcagcagccgcccgcgcccgggcaagcaggacagccaggaaccaggaggactaccagaggcggcatctccggttcctggaccgacagctccgtctccaggaccactgggtccaggaggacctcaggctgcgccagaggagtctggaggccctggaggagcagggccgtgtcctgcgaggccacctccagagcctgctggaccgctttccatttcctcctccccctgctccccctctttctccccctcttgctccccctgctccccctctttctccccctcttgctccccctgctccccctgctcctcctgcttccgctcctgcttcctccacaccccctgtcctctctgcccccccctccacaaccattccccaccgacgcccccggacccgcagtgtggcaagacgggagaggcagccggactcccacccctgagctttcctttcccttcctcccttccctcccctccccttccagctccctcgtcccaggtttccccctcccttctcccaccttcattcctccctccccccaccccagttctgtgaaataaacagacgtttttgtttgaaaaacaggtgtctttatttgacagtaggtagggaggggaaaggggaaggggagggtagggtggaagaaggccccggtggggcatgcagggagaggtcagtcctcctcctccttcacctggaagctctcccgcagggcttcccggatccggatggccccccgctgggcttcccggacagcggcggtgcggggctgaccgtagtgtccagccatgcggtcagcctcagccatccaggctggcaagaaagcctcccccttccgctcacacaaattgtggagcacacaacatgccgccaccacgggagggatgttgtgctcggccaggtccagacgggtgaggaggcatcgaaagcgagctttcagtcgcccgaaggccccctccaccacgatgcgggccctgctcagcctgttattgaaggcctggcgggagggattgaggtgccccgtgtagggcttcatgagccacggctgcagtgggtaggcggcatcccccaccaggcagacgggcatgtccacgtccccgaccctgatgtggcggtcggggaagaaggtcctgtcctgcagccgctggcacacggaggagttgcggtacacccgtgcgtcgtgtgctttgccggaccagcccacatttatgtccgtgaactgtccccggtggtcacacacggcctgcaggatgacggagaagtaccccttgcggttcacgtaccgggacgcctggtgttccagggcacggatggggatgtgcgtcccgtcgatggcccccccgcagttggggaagccgagggcgccgaatccccggatgacggcgtccgggtcggcgaggcggaccaccctgcggagcagcacccggttgatggccttgaccacctgcggagagagacacagcaaagcgtcaatcagtggggcgcccgggtggctgggagcgtgcgtgccctggcagtgccccgcgccccactcccggaagcaacccccctggcggcgtgtagtacagccgggacagcccgacccctccggtgcggggcgccttcgcctcctcccgcccccccctttgtccctggggcggcccatcccctcctcgcagcccccctccctcccggctcggtggccgacaagcgccgtacctgcatgagcactgctccgacagtggatctccccacgccgaactggttcccgacggatcggtagctgtccggcgtggagagcttccagagggcgatggccacccgcttctggagggggatggcgggcctcatgcgagtgtcccttctttgcagggcaggggcgagccactcgcagagctccaggaaggtgtccctcctcatcctaaagttctgggtccactgtcggtcgtcccagtgctccaggacgatgcggtcccaccagtcgctgctggtgtccagacgccagatgcggcggggcacgccggtgccggggcgccgccgcggctcctccacggcccccagggcggccaggcggagaggcaggggactgacgttccccaggtggtgccaggcagcctcgagccattggtggcaggcttgcagcagcaagtccagaacgtgcaccagaaggtgcagggcgagctgtggctccatgttgccacctgcggcggtcccccccgaagggaagcaccgacacagacgggcacagagaccgacgctttgctgtcccttggtgaggttggcaagcaagcaggaaaagctgagaaccggctgtccaggggggtccctttaagcacgagcctcagatagcctcagacagcagccacacaaagcaactgctgacctgatgccctgccagaaccggtttcagctgcccttaaatgcccccctgcgtccaatcagtgtggacgcgctagttcgaactagcaaaacgctagttcgaactagtttttagttctagatgcgctagttcgaactagcttagttcgaattaactaattcgaactaagttagttcgaactagcgctgtagtgtagacgtaccctaacatccctaatgtaaatagggaaaaacaaaaccagcatGAAGAGAACTACCCTCTGGAGTCCCTGATTTACTTCCAGGCCCCTTTCTCCCAAGCCCCACCAGAAGGAGGACTGTTGAAATGTAGCAGATGAAGGAAGTGCCCTTCCAGATAGTTCAACATTACCAATTTTTTTATTGTTCTTTTCTTCATACAAGTAAGTGACTGTTTGGatctccagctgctcccagttGAGGACCTTGAGAAAAGGATGAATATTGGCCTGTGGTAGTGATGGGGACATAATGAGCCATGAATAAGGGTAAGAGTGAGGAATCCTTTCCCACATTGCCCGTAGTCTCCCCTGTTCCCTTCATTTTGGGCACATACACTGGAGCATTGGGAAGTCAAGAGTAAAGCTGTCcccagtctatgtctacactgcagagcttttctgagatACCAGAGGCACCCTGGAAAAGCTATGTCGCGTCCAAGAACAGTCTCTGATAAAGTAgacgtgttctttcagcatccctgtttTCCTCATCcctgtatgaggaagaagggatgttctgaaagaggtgtttctgaaatttggtcccatgtagatgggccaaattttggaaaagccttttctgaaagaaaaaaaaagcaggaaaagatacacaaattgtgatttgcaatttgcatattttttcctgacttttctttgcagtctagacagagccataGATTCTGGTTCTAAGCCCCCTCCCTCCAAAGTGATTGGGGTTCTAGCCTGTTGAATAGGCTTAATCCATCTTTATATAATCTCTTTCAGACATTCGATTTCTTATCAGACACTGCATTTGTCATTACAGGACACCAGGCCAGTTAGGCTGATGCCACTGACTTGTGTTATATATAATGTATGAAACATATTCGTTTTTCCCTTTATTGGATGCTCCCTGGGGCTTGAATTTTCTGGGAT
Proteins encoded:
- the LOC142818392 gene encoding uncharacterized protein LOC142818392, which encodes MSQPSEGSQPSTAPHDQPGGSREPARGRKKRAPAWSSAEIVDLIEVWGEASNVHDLRTSHRNAAVYGRMAASLAARGHQRSREQVRCKIKDLRQSYSRACLPGADPEACPHFHALDRILGPHAVPAPRDVIDPGAEGPLLETEEEEGSESQEPAASLPRTRDPRGTPQSRSPASSEAGEASTSAAPGPAGRTTPPAAAARARASRTARNQEDYQRRHLRFLDRQLRLQDHWVQEDLRLRQRSLEALEEQGRVLRGHLQSLLDRFPFPPPPAPPLSPPLAPPAPPLSPPLAPPAPPAPPASAPASSTPPVLSAPPSTTIPHRRPRTRSVARRERQPDSHP